In Daphnia pulex isolate KAP4 chromosome 7, ASM2113471v1, one genomic interval encodes:
- the LOC124197447 gene encoding ecdysone-induced protein 74EF-like translates to MPSASPFEGGLICGINKSTDSSSSFVIGGGAGGGWDCDEYFPMCDDLFTVSVVNNNNSNNNSMAPHLGHHLINNHHEAQPQQQQQQQQHLAVDVSPDASVAHHHSNHLHQQHHHHLQQQQQQHPDDFMVHLLPLGGGGGADQSNNNNNTTANSMNNNSATAHKTIPVFSSSFSNGAWEKKLPADWDESDTIDWLFTVANKLGIPCEYFASFSHLRGANLLEMNKEDFQLKYPNHGHKFYEAFRQLVHQIQIQQQQQQQQQQHSPAIIEGNATDLLGLQNAPAVHHHHHLHPANNVDCWSMMPPSMEQNNYTATVATNSTVVVGGQQQPENSMGLANGGYCGTAAQERAGQHQYSSSNNNPIDSSSTSSYIYLNGSANHHHHSSSHHQHHQQHHSAGSKSLGGYGSDPLQLNNFHHHHHQHNPHHHHQQQQQQQHESYDSYSVDLMGPDHYSENYSNSTPSSDPEEMTAPSDCATPQMMANSSAVNGAGLLKRVGRPSTAGKSSSSSSSSSSSRRRKQDRGYGKLWEFIRDLLHDPKYCPSMVRWEDVNDGVFRIVQSEKLANLWGTIKNNPRMTYEKLSRAMRYYYKSKVFLPVLGRRLVYKFGPHAVLWRPDNPNFEHPTMEGDDVRHSVRT, encoded by the exons ATGCCATCCGCCAGTCCGTTTGAG GGTGGGCTGATCTGCGGCATCAACAAATCGACAGACTCGTCGTCTTCCTTCGTCATCGGCGGAGGTGCCGGAGGCGGTTGGGATTGTGACGAATACTTCCCCATGTGCGACGACCTGTTCACCGTCAGcgtcgtcaacaacaacaatagcaaCAACAATTCCATGGCCCCACATCTCGGCCACCATCTCATCAACAACCACCACGAAGCtcagccacagcagcagcagcagcagcaacaacatttgGCGGTGGATGTCTCGCCGGATGCATCCGTCGCCCATCATCACAGCAACCACCTCCATcagcaacaccaccaccacctccaacaacaacaacaacaacatcccgACGACTTTATGGTTCACCTGTTGCCGctcggcggtggtggtggcgccgaccaaagcaacaacaacaacaacaccaccgCCAACAGCATGAATAACAATTCAGCCACCGCCCACAAGACCATCCCAGTCT TTTCCAGCAGCTTTTCCAACGGCGCCTGGGAGAAGAAACTGCCGGCCGACTGGGATGAGAGCGACACGATCGATTGGCTTTTCACCGTCGCCAACAAACTGGGAATCCCTTGCGAATATTTCGCCAGTTTCAGTCACCTCAgag GAGCCAATTTGCTGGAAATGAACAAAGAGGATTTCCAATTGAAGTATCCCAATCATGGCCACAAATTCTACGAGGCTTTTAGGCAGCTCGTCCATCAGATCcaaatccagcaacaacagcaacagcaacaacaacaacacagtcCAGCCATCATCGAAGGCAACGCCACTGATCTCTTGGGCCTGCAGA ATGCGCCGGCCGTgcaccatcatcaccacctCCATCCAGCCAACAATGTCGACTGCTGGTCGATGATGCCCCCGTCGATGGAGCAGAATAACTACACGGCCACGGTGGCTACCAACAGCACGGTGGTTGTTGGAGGCCAGCAACAACCGGAAAACAGTATGGGACTGGCTAATGGCGGTTACTGCGGAACGGCGGCTCAAGAGCGGGCCGGCCAGCACcagtacagcagcagcaacaacaacccgatTGATTCGTCGTCTACATCGTCTTACATTTACCTCAACGGTTCAGCGAATCACCACCATCACAGTAGTAGTCATCACCAACACCATCAACAACATCATTCGGCCGGCAGCAAAAGTCTTGGCGGTTACGGAAGCGATCCGCTCCAGCTGAACAatttccaccaccaccaccaccagcacaacccgcaccaccaccatcagcagcagcagcagcaacaacacgaAAGTTACGATTCGTATTCGGTGGACTTGATGGGGCCGGATCATTACTCGGAGAATTACTCCAACAGTACGCCTTCTTCCGATCCGGAAGAGATGACGGCGCCCAGCGATTGCGCCACGCCCCAGATGATGGCCAACAGTTCGGCAGTCAATGGCGCCGGGCTGCTGAAGCGGGTGGGCCGGCCCAGTACGGCTggcaagagcagcagcagctcgagcagcagcagcagcagccggcggAGGAAGCAGGACAGAGGCTACGGCAAACTCTGGGAATTCATCCGCGACCTTTTGCACGACCCCAAGTACTGCCCCAGCATGGTCAGGTGGGAGGACGTCAACGACGGAGTTTTCCGCATCGTCCAGAGCGAGAAACTGGCCAATTTGTGGGGCACCATCAAGAACAATCCTCGAATGACGTACGAAAAACTCAGCAGGGCCATgag GTACTACTACAAAAGTAAAGTGTTTCTGCCGGTGCTGGGCCGTCGTCTAGTGTACAAATTTGGTCCCCACGCCGTCCTGTGGAGGCCGGACAACCCGAATTTCGAGCACCCAACGATGGAAGGAGATGATGTGAGGCACAGTGTGAGGACGTGA
- the LOC124197448 gene encoding putative ammonium transporter 1: MASPLINQSDPIASINLIHDELESFKKNVDIFFLVVMGSIVFFLQAGFAFYESGSVRSKNVTNVLFLNYMDTSIGSLFYLLCGYALAFGEGNGFCGTRYFALVGLPFDKMAHCFFQYTFAATATTIVKSSLHERSSMTAYFTSIMLLSGITYPIVSHWAWSPIGWLAQLGYRDFAGSGVVHAMGGSAGLAAALMTGPRTGRFEKNGNCNPIQPHSIPQVTLGAFIFLFGAIAFNAGSNLTISKSKDGAVISLVCLNTLICVASATVTSLLYQRYFTASGRTLKNWNIVNMLNGSFTGMVVICAGCDQYPPWASLVVGCLGYFAFQLVFKAMQRFQIDDATNSVPVQLGGGYFGVIGAAIFGSDGIILSPSKSSAYVLLVNVFGGAVIAIFSFLSVLFLFVILRYFNLHRVTDREEKIGLDLALHNQAAYHMEDDKIERIISVESISRCSTAKVQPANSPYRLRRMTSEPHIQAW, encoded by the exons ATGGCGTCGCCCTTGATCAATCAAAGTGATCCAATCGCTTCAATAAATCTCATTCACGACGAGTTGGAGTCCTTCAAGAAGAACGTCGACATCTTTTTCCTCGTTGTCATGGGCAGCATCGTCTTCT TTTTACAGGCGGGATTCGCGTTCTACGAGTCGGGATCGGTGAGAAGTAAAAACGTCACCAACGTCCTCTTTCTCAACTACATGGACACAA GTATTGGATCGCTGTTCTACTTGCTGTGCGGCTACGCTCTGGCGTTCGGAGAAGGCAACGGGTTCTGCGGGACTCGTTACTTCGCCCTGGTCGGCCTGCCCTTCGACAAGATGGCCCACTGCTTCTTCCAGTACACTTTCGCCGCTACGGCCACGACGATAGTCAAAAGCTCTTTGCACGAACGCAGTTCCATGACGGCTTACTTCACCAGCATCATGCTCCTGTCAG GAATCACTTATCCGATAGTCAGTCACTGGGCTTGGAGTCCGATTGGATGGCTGGCCCAGTTGGGTTATCGGGACTTTGCTGGGAGTGGTGTCGTTCATGCCATGGGAGGATCGGCCGGTTTGGCAGCCGCTTTGATGACCGGTCCACGAACAGGTCGATTTGAAAAGAACGGAAACTGCAACCCAATCCAGCCGCATTCTATTCCG CAAGTGACATTGGGAGCCTTCATCTTTCTGTTTGGAGCCATCGCTTTCAACGCCGGATCCAACCTGACGATATCCAAATCCAAAGACGGCGCTGTCATCTCACTCGTGTGCCTCAATACGTTGATTTGCGTTGCCTCGGCAACGGTCACCTCGCTTCTCTACCAGCGCTACTTCACAGCATCGGGACGAACTCTCAAAAATTGGAACATTGTCAACATGTTGAACGGCAGCTTCACTGGAATG GTCGTGATTTGCGCCGGATGCGATCAATATCCGCCGTGGGCGTCGCTGGTTGTCGGATGTCTTGGATATTTTGcgtttcaacttgttttcaaAGCGATGCAACGATTTCAAA TTGATGACGCAACCAATTCGGTTCCGGTCCAGCTGGGCGGAGGCTATTTCGGCGTGATCGGAGCCGCTATTTTCGGTAGCGACGGTATCATTCTCAGCCCATCCAAGTCGAGCGCATAC GTCCTATTGGTCAACGTCTTTGGCGGGGCGGTCATcgccatcttttctttcttgtccgtcctttttcttttcgtcattTTGCGCTATTTCAACCTGCACAGGGTGACGGatagagaagagaaaatag GATTGGATTTAGCATTGCACAATCAAGCGGCTTATCACATGGAAGATGACAAAATAGAGCGCATCATTTCCGTTGAATCTATAA GTCGGTGCAGCACGGCCAAAGTTCAACCGGCCAATTCTCCTTACAGACTTCGACGAATGACTTCCGAACCACACATTCAAGCCTGGTAG
- the LOC124197453 gene encoding RING finger protein 11-like isoform X1, whose protein sequence is MGNCLQGCCGCCQFSSLTSSTDGVSLLRGNETPPPSLESQSSSDLQLHASSSSGMAFGPPPPYEESMPMYHPTPNVSRPASQLTEEEQVKIAKRIGLIQHLPTGTYDGCKKNRECVICMVEFMVGDSVRYLPCMHTYHVECIDDWLMRSFTCPSCMEPVESALLSTYEAN, encoded by the exons ATGGGCAATTGCCTTCAAGGTTGTTGCGGTTGTTGTCAATTCTCTA GTCTGACCTCGTCCACTGATGGGGTTTCCCTGCTTAGGGGTAATGaaacaccaccaccatcgcTAGAGTCTCAGTCTTCATCAGACTTGCAGCTGCATGCTTCTTCATCCTCAGGAATGGCTTTTGGGCCTCCACCTCCATACGAG GAATCCATGCCCATGTATCACCCAACTCCCAACGTGTCAAGACCAGCTTCACAGCTCACCGAAGAAGAGCAAgtgaagatagccaaacgtatTGGTCTCATCCAACACCTACCCACAGGAACTTATGACGGGTGCAAGAAAAACAGAGA aTGTGTGATATGCATGGTGGAGTTCATGGTGGGCGATTCCGTTCGATACCTCCCATGCATGCACACGTATCATGTCGAGTGCATCGACGATTGGCTAATGAGAAGTTTTACATGCCCGTCATGCATGGAACCGGTCGAGTCGGCCCTCCTCTCGACCTACGAAGCCAACTAA
- the LOC124197453 gene encoding RING finger protein 11-like isoform X2 translates to MGNCLQGLTSSTDGVSLLRGNETPPPSLESQSSSDLQLHASSSSGMAFGPPPPYEESMPMYHPTPNVSRPASQLTEEEQVKIAKRIGLIQHLPTGTYDGCKKNRECVICMVEFMVGDSVRYLPCMHTYHVECIDDWLMRSFTCPSCMEPVESALLSTYEAN, encoded by the exons ATGGGCAATTGCCTTCAAG GTCTGACCTCGTCCACTGATGGGGTTTCCCTGCTTAGGGGTAATGaaacaccaccaccatcgcTAGAGTCTCAGTCTTCATCAGACTTGCAGCTGCATGCTTCTTCATCCTCAGGAATGGCTTTTGGGCCTCCACCTCCATACGAG GAATCCATGCCCATGTATCACCCAACTCCCAACGTGTCAAGACCAGCTTCACAGCTCACCGAAGAAGAGCAAgtgaagatagccaaacgtatTGGTCTCATCCAACACCTACCCACAGGAACTTATGACGGGTGCAAGAAAAACAGAGA aTGTGTGATATGCATGGTGGAGTTCATGGTGGGCGATTCCGTTCGATACCTCCCATGCATGCACACGTATCATGTCGAGTGCATCGACGATTGGCTAATGAGAAGTTTTACATGCCCGTCATGCATGGAACCGGTCGAGTCGGCCCTCCTCTCGACCTACGAAGCCAACTAA
- the LOC124197452 gene encoding ras-related protein Rab-30-like isoform X1 has translation MEDYKYLFKVVLIGNAGVGKTCLVRRFTQGIFPPGQGATIGVDFMIKTVEIDGLKIKLQIWDTAGQERFRSITQSYYRSAHALILVYDVSAQPTFDCLPVWLREVEEYASPKVLRVLVGNKVDRDDREIPPAVGEAFSRMNNMYFIETSAKDCSNVDKLFQEIARELIQTMRNQRQETSQDANSNDGPVGQQETTHLDGASEKSWSESNCCKS, from the exons ATGGAAGATTATAAGTATCTATTCAAAGTT GTTTTGATTGGAAATGCTGGAGTTGGGAAAACTTGTTTGGTCAGAAGGTTCACTCAG GGAATATTTCCTCCTGGGCAGGGAGCCACAATTGGAGTTGATTTCATGATCAAAACAGTTGAAATTGATGGACTTAAAATAAAG CTGCAGATCTGGGACACGGCTGGGCAAGAGCGCTTTAGATCGATAACCCAAAGCTACTACAGATCGGCACATGCACTTATTCTCGTGTATGACGTAAGTGCTCAACCAACTTTTGACTGTCTGCCAGTCTGGTTAAGAGAGGTCGAAGAATATGCAAGCCCCAAAGTTCTCCGAGTCTTAGTTG GTAACAAAGTCGATCGTGATGATCGAGAAATTCCGCCAGCAGTTGGAGAGGCGTTTTCACGAATGAATAACATGTACTTCATCGAAACTTCAGCAAAGGATTGCAGCAACGTTGACAAACTCTTTCAGGAAATAGCCAGAGAACTTATCCAG ACAATGCGAAACCAACGCCAGGAAACTAGTCAG GACGCCAACTCCAATGATGGACCCGTTGGTCAACAGGAGACAACTCACCTTGATGGCGCTTCCGAAAAGTCATGGTCAGAATCCAATTGCTGCAAGTCTTGA
- the LOC124197452 gene encoding ras-related protein Rab-30-like isoform X2 has translation MEDYKYLFKVVLIGNAGVGKTCLVRRFTQGIFPPGQGATIGVDFMIKTVEIDGLKIKLQIWDTAGQERFRSITQSYYRSAHALILVYDVSAQPTFDCLPVWLREVEEYASPKVLRVLVGNKVDRDDREIPPAVGEAFSRMNNMYFIETSAKDCSNVDKLFQEIARELIQDANSNDGPVGQQETTHLDGASEKSWSESNCCKS, from the exons ATGGAAGATTATAAGTATCTATTCAAAGTT GTTTTGATTGGAAATGCTGGAGTTGGGAAAACTTGTTTGGTCAGAAGGTTCACTCAG GGAATATTTCCTCCTGGGCAGGGAGCCACAATTGGAGTTGATTTCATGATCAAAACAGTTGAAATTGATGGACTTAAAATAAAG CTGCAGATCTGGGACACGGCTGGGCAAGAGCGCTTTAGATCGATAACCCAAAGCTACTACAGATCGGCACATGCACTTATTCTCGTGTATGACGTAAGTGCTCAACCAACTTTTGACTGTCTGCCAGTCTGGTTAAGAGAGGTCGAAGAATATGCAAGCCCCAAAGTTCTCCGAGTCTTAGTTG GTAACAAAGTCGATCGTGATGATCGAGAAATTCCGCCAGCAGTTGGAGAGGCGTTTTCACGAATGAATAACATGTACTTCATCGAAACTTCAGCAAAGGATTGCAGCAACGTTGACAAACTCTTTCAGGAAATAGCCAGAGAACTTATCCAG GACGCCAACTCCAATGATGGACCCGTTGGTCAACAGGAGACAACTCACCTTGATGGCGCTTCCGAAAAGTCATGGTCAGAATCCAATTGCTGCAAGTCTTGA
- the LOC124197443 gene encoding flocculation protein FLO11-like encodes MERHIRDVLEEEVIYDQSQFGLLNSQIDDSSLTPPLLSDPVRNKKPLNKLGKLTRTAALCGAYISLGLCMSVTGPTLLYLKDQVGSTISEISYIFTVRSIGTLGGAFFGGFFLDRCNPYSAFFVAIASMAISVGAMPWCKHVWMLMVSSFVVGVGNGLLDTGASTLCLQLWGRESGPYMQALHFSFAVGGSIAPLLVQAFIVETSTTTLNNTISSRHVRSVTNPLNSSESEDQMTTIASIIKATSEIPVLVTSNLAIPSSNSTIPTASNSTFGDVTSTTTISPVVNQNQTTPLTEKPKKPKPAVINGQILGPSKQFDNTPLKVETQPPQEVVVTTTTASSNENQTTPAITLTSTDITTIPPSINGTPKAQDNMTEITMILQKSNEVQGLNIGSSDNNTSTVSSKNASESTGNDTVTSSTLSPVTENSTITTIPLTTVEPVINSSNLNAEFQPKETAINNVTKGAELNVKTFPTTTPLYSSTTSQSTTAVSTTTSTTTTPSSIELLPTTIKNISLPIPVATTLPVDLADNVVVKSRGKSRGQQDEVSSVVPSTTLVLPVTTSEPNVLVTTTNSPIHNESETIDRSPVKVSDYLERFGVTRMHMLYTVIAIIVLHTAFFFLFFLCSGTRSSTAERQTSDRKVKPFRPSAKISFVVLMFSFYLMYVGSEVVFAQFLTTFALESPLKLSTSTANYITTTFWASFAAARFVAIFVAHFTNPTAMLIFNLCSTALGSMTLCVAGQTDATILYVGSALVGVGMASTFATGFIWTETHLLVTNRISAAFSVASSMGEMIFPTVTGALIESNPLSLMYIVLGCTIFITTVFFVAWYLAKRKGRGFSSNSRGYHLARQAEDESAQN; translated from the exons ATGGAACGACACATACGTGATGTCTTGGAAGAGGAG GTCATCTACGATCAATCACAATTTGGCCTTTTAAACAGCCAAATTGATGATAGTTCTTTAACTCCTCCTCTTCTGAGTGATCCTGTACGTAACAAGAAACCTCTAAATAAATTGGGTAAATTGACAAGGACAGCAGCCCTCTGTGGGGCCTATATTTCACTT GGACTATGTATGTCAGTAACTGGACCTACATTACTATATCTGAAGGATCAAGTTGGATCTACCATTTCAGAAATTTCCTACATCTTTACAGTCCGATCAATAGGAACTTTAGGGGGTGCTTTCTTCG GTGGCTTTTTTCTTGACCGCTGTAATCCATATTCAGCATTTTTTGTGGCTATTGCCTCAATGGCCATAAGTGTTGGAGCTATG cCATGGTGTAAACACGTTTGGATGCTGATGGtttcatcttttgttgttggagtgGGTAATGGGCTGCTGGATACTGGAGCTAGCACCCTTTGTCTTCAGTTATGGGGAAGGGAATCGGGTCCCTACATGCAGGCTTTACACTTCTCTTTTGCCGTCGGTGGGTCGATCGCCCCTTTGCTCGTGCAGGCTTTCATCGTTGAAACTTCAACTACTACCCTTAACAATACCATCTCATCACGCCATGTGCGCTCCGTCACTAATCCACTCAACTCAAGTGAATCGGAAGATCAAATGACAACAATAGCTTCGATCATTAAAGCCACCAGTGAAATTCCAGTTTTAGTTACTTCTAATCTAGCCATCCCTTCATCCAATTCAACTATCCCAACAGCATCCAATTCCACATTTGGAGATGTTACATCGACAACAACTATAAGTCCAGTTGTTAACCAAAATCAGACAACGCCCTTGACAGAAAAGCCAAAGAAACCGAAACCTGCCGTCATTAATGGCCAAATTCTAGGCCCTTCGAAGCAGTTTGATAATACTCCGTTGAAAGTAGAGACTCAACCGCCCCAGGAAGTCGTTGTAACTACCACGACTGCGTCATCCAACGAAAATCAAACTACACCCGCCATTACGCTTACATCCACCGATATAACAACAATTCCTCCTTCCATCAATGGTACCCCGAAAGCTCAAGATAACATGACGGAAATAACGATGATACTCCAAAAATCCAATGAAGTCCAAGGGCTCAATATCGGCAGCAGTGACAATAATACTTCTACCGTTTCATCCAAGAATGCGTCTGAATCCACCGGAAACGATACCGTCACTTCTTCAACTTTGAGTCCTGTTACTGAAAACTCTACGATAACCACCATTCCTCTAACTACTGTAGAACCCGTTATCAATTCATCAAACTTAAACGCTGAATTCCAGCCTAAAGAAACTGCCATCAACAACGTAACAAAAG GTGCTGAACTTAATGTTAAAACATTCCCTACTACAACTCCTCTTTATTCTTCGACGACGTCTCAATCAACTACGGCTGTTTCAACTACAACTTCGACAACGACGACACCATCCTCGATAGAATTGCTACCCACGACcatcaaaaacatttcattacCCATTCCAGTTGCTACAACATTGCCAGTCGACCTTGCAGATAATGTTGTAGTCAAGAGTCGTGGAAAGAGCAGAGGTCAACAAGATGAAGTCAGCTCGGTGGTTCCCTCGACTACGCTCGTACTTCCAGTCACAACTTCCGAGCCTAACGTACTTgtgacaacaacaaattcaccCATCCACAATGAGAGCGAGACTATTGATCGGTCCCCCGTTAAAGTTTCTGACTATCTGGAGCGTTTTGGAGTTACGCGGATGCACATGTTGTATACCGTTATCGCCATCATCGTCTTGCACacagcctttttctttctcttctttctgtGTTCTGGAACTCGCAGCTCGACCGCCGAACGTCAAACGTCTGATCGGAAAGTTAAACCTTTCCGGCCCAGCGCCAAGATATCCTTCGTCGTGCTGATGTTCTCGTTTTACTTGATGTACGTCGGCTCTGAGGTCGTATTTGCTCAGTTCCTTACTACATTTGCGTTGGAGAGCCCACTTAAGCTATCGACTTCGACTGCCAATTACATCACAACTACATTCTGGGCCTCGTTCGCGGCCGCACGATTTGTAGCCATTTTCGTTGCCCACTTCACCAATCCCACAGCCATGCTCATTTTCAACTTATGCTCTACTGCGCTCGGCTCGATGACTCTCTGTGTTGCTGGGCAGACGGACGCCACTATTTTGTACGTCGGTTCGGCCTTGGTTGGCGTAGGAATGGCTTCAACCTTCGCAACAGGCTTCATATGGACCGAAACACACCTGCTGGTAACTAACCGGATTTCTGCGGCTTTCTCAGTTGCTTCTTCAATGGGAGAGATGATATTCCCAACG GTAACAGGCGCATTGATCGAGTCGAATCCACTTTCCCTGATGTACATAGTTCTAGGATGCACCATTTTTATCACGACAGTCTTTTTTGTAGCCTGGTACCTGGCAAAACGTAAAGGACGAGGCTTTAGCAGTAACAGCAGGGGCTATCATCTTGCACGTCAAGCCGAGGATGAATCAGCGCAAAACTAG
- the LOC124197449 gene encoding eukaryotic translation initiation factor 3 subunit G-like — MPVADNEVKSSWADDVEDIDGLGLPPNTEEYKNGLKIVTEYGLDDDNRKFKVVRTYKIEKRYVAKAIAQRKSWPKFGLSKEDKPGPNPATTIVSEDVAMQFITNKEDPDNKEDDPLMKLKSMQKGIVKCRICKEDHWTTQCPYKDTLLPVQEALNKAEEKKAGPPPAAAAAGGPQAKGGKEGSAYIAPALRDGGNRKGETMAMGRRTDEGCTVRVTNLSENARDSDLQELFGRIGEISRIFLSKDKNTGQSRGFAFVSYKRREDAERAIKTLNGFGYDHLILTVEWSKPSGTQ; from the exons ATGCCGGTTGCTGATAATGA AGTTAAATCCAGTTGGGCCGATGACGTTGAGGATATCGATG GTCTCGGTTTACCCCCTAACACTGAAGAATACAAAAATGGGCTGAAAATTGTCACAGAGTATGGTCTTGATGATGATAACAGGAAGTTCAAGGTGGTGCGTACTTACAAAATAGAGAAAAGGTATGTAGCTAAAGCCATTGCCCAGCGTAAAAGTTGGCCAAAATTTGGTCTTTCCAAGGAAGATAAACCAGGACCAAACCCTGCAACAACAATTGTATCTGAAGATGTAGCCATGCag TTTATTACGAACAAAGAGGATCCTGATAACAAGGAAGATGACCCTCTTATGAAGTTAAAAAGCATGCAGAAGGGCATTGTTAAGTGTCGTATCTGTAAAGAGGACCATTGGACAACACAGTGTCCTTACAAGGACACACTTTTGCCTGTCCAAGAAGCACTCAATAAg GCTGAGGAGAAGAAGGCCGGCCCGCCTCCTgccgcagctgctgctggaggacCGCAAGCCAAGGGTGGTAAAGAAGGAAGCGCCTATATTGCACCTGCACTTCGTGATGGTGGCAACAGAAAAGGAGAGACTATGGCTATGGGTCGACGAA CTGATGAAGGGTGCACTGTACGAGTAACCAACCTCTCGGAAAACGCTCGCGATTCCGATCTTCAAGAATTGTTCGGCCGTATTGGCGAAATCTCACGCATCTTCCTCTCAAAG GACAAAAACACTGGCCAATCCAGAGGTTTTGCATTTGTCAGCTACAAACGACGAGAAGACGCCGAACGAGCTATCAAGACCTTGAATGGTTTTGGTTACGACCATCTTATCCTGACTGTCGAATGGTCTAA ACCATCGGGAACACAGTGA
- the LOC124197450 gene encoding tRNA (guanine-N(7)-)-methyltransferase-like: protein MASLPQKKYYRQRAHSNPIADHCFDYPVSPNDMKWDELYPTFSKDGIMKHKVQFADIGCGYGGLLISLSTMFPETLMLGMEIRLKVSEYVQDRIKALRILHPGDYGNVACLRSNAMKYLPCFFDKGQLTKMFFLFPDPHFKKAKHKWRIINDTLLAEYAYVLAEGGLVYTITDVKDLHEWMVMHLDQHPLFKRLTQEELDQDIVVPKLYESTEEGKKVTRNSGDKFLAVFRRIPDPFVLEENKC, encoded by the exons ATGGCTAGCTTACcacagaaaaaatattatcgaCAAAGAGCACACTCCAATCCTATCGCAGATCACTGTTTTGACTA TCCTGTCTCTCCCAATGACATGAAATGGGATGAGCTCTATCCTACATTCAGCAAAGATGGAATAATGAAACACAAAGTTCAGTTTGCTGATATTGGATGTGGCTATGGCGGTTTATTGA tatCATTATCCACCATGTTCCCAGAGACTTTAATGTTAGGAATGGAGATTCGTTTGAAAGTTTCAGAATATGTCCAGGATCGCATAAAGGCGTTGAGGATTTTGCATCCAGGTGATTACGGAAATGTTGCCTGCTTAAGAAGCAATGCCATGAA GTACCTCCCTTGCTTTTTCGATAAAGGACAAttgacaaaaatgtttttcctcttCCCTGATCCTCATTTTAAGAAGGCCAAACACAAGTGGCGTATTATCAATGACACTCTCTTGGCTGAATATGCCTATGTTTTGGCTGAAGGG gGTTTGGTTTACACAATTACTGATGTTAAAGATCTTCATGAATGGATGGTTATGCATCTAGACCAACATCCATTATTTAAGAGACTAACCCAGGAAGAGCTG GATCAAGACATTGTAGTTCCAAAACTGTACGAATCAACGGAGGAGGGCAAAAAAGTCACGCGAAATAGTGGTGATAAATTTCTTGCTGTATTCAGAAGAATTCCTGATCCATTCGTACTTGAAGAAAACAAGTGCTAA